The Mercurialis annua linkage group LG8, ddMerAnnu1.2, whole genome shotgun sequence genome window below encodes:
- the LOC126661809 gene encoding uncharacterized protein LOC126661809 gives MSTCLSSSFSSILVNGSPSKSFPLKKGVCQGDLISPYLFVLTAEGLKSILQKSTKMGLISGFTYSDMFDPVSVLQFADDTIFFLPFDFVQLRTLTCILRCFELISSLKINFHKSSLLGIHVSDSDMALAADIMGCRIESFPIKYLGLPLAMRRTPICIWDLVIQRFKSKLSLWKGTILSPTGRLVLLKSVLYSLPIYSMSILAMLIFLSNVGFVISNEESISLWHDGWSGNGSLVSIFPRLFQLSNMNQATVNTVMTWGWRWRWRRRLRLSQTAYFEELLLLFFLHARTTGSASAVGEDDVIWKHGSKGFSAASASTLISSTLFAHNNSAPMNNNRSALFVKYWKLQVPPRVMFLFWTALHKSLPSLLFLNTQEIIRDCISDCSLYGEMETQDHIFLHCIFARKIWYVMFQKLDIAWVLPYSLEKFFLQWIVIVPYSGCVSDMH, from the exons ATGTCTACTTGCTTATCCTCTTCCTTCTCTTCAATTCTCGTAAATGGAAGCCCTTCAAAAAGTTTCCCGTTGAAAAAGGGAGTTTGCCAAGGTGATCTGATATCCCCTTATCTTTTTGTGCTCACTGCAGAGGGCTTGAAAAGCATTTTACAAAAATCAACAAAGATGGGACTTATTTCTGGGTTTACATACTCGGATATGTTTGATCCGGTTTCAGTTCTTCAATTTGCGGATGATACTATTTTTTTCCTGCCTTTCGATTTCGTGCAACTGCGAACTTTAACTTGTATCCTTCGTTGCTTTGAATTAATTTCTAGTTTGAAAATTAACTTCCATAAAAGCTCATTGCTTGGTATCCACGTCTCTGACTCTGATATGGCTTTAGCTGCAGATATTATGGGCTGTCGTATTGAATCTTTCCCTATAAAATATCTTGGTTTACCTTTGGCTATGCGCAGGACTCCAATCTGCATTTGGGACCTTGTTATTCAGAGATTCAAATCCAAATTATCGCTTTGGAAGGGTACTATACTTTCGCCTACAGGAAGGTTAGTATTACTGAAATCTGTTCTGTACAGCTTGCCTATTTATTCCATGTCCATTCTTGCTATGCTT ATTTTCTTGTCAAATGTGGGTTTTGTTATTAGTAATGAAGAATCGATTTCACTTTGGCACGATGGTTGGTCGGGGAATGGTTCATTGGTTTCGATTTTCCCTCGCTTATTTCAGCTTTCAAACATGAACCAAGCTACTGTCAATACTGTTATGACTTGGGGGTGGCGTTGGCGTTGGCGTAGACGTTTGAGGCTAAGCCAGACAGCTTATTTCGAAGAGCTGCTGCTACTCTTTTTTCTCCACGCCAGAACTACTGGTTCTGCTTCTGCGGTTGGTGAAGACGACGTCATCTGGAAGCATGGAAGCAAAGGATTCTCAGCTGCTTCAGCCTCAACTCTCATTAGTTCAACACTATTTGCTCACAACAATTCAGCTCCCATGAATAATAACAGGTCTGCTCTTTTTGTCAAATACTGGAAATTGCAGGTTCCACCAAgagttatgtttttattttggaCGGCATTACATAAAAGTTTACCATCTTTACTTTTTCTCAATACTCAAGAAATTATTAGAGATTGTATTTCAGATTGTTCTCTTTACGGTGAAATGGAGACACAAGATCACATCTTTTTGCATTGCATTTTTGCAAGGAAAATTTGGTATGTGATGTTTCAAAAATTGGATATAGCTTGGGTGTTGCCTTATTCTCTTGAAAAATTCTTTCTCCAATGGATTGTTATTGTTCCGTATAGTGGttgtgttagtgatatgcactag